One Amorphoplanes digitatis genomic window carries:
- a CDS encoding NADPH-dependent F420 reductase → MAHISIIGSGNMGQAISGLVAKGGNTVELVNSSDAGKPVTGDIVVLAVPYSSVASVIAERGAQLAGKVVVDITNPLNFETFDSLTVPADSSAAAEIAAALPESHVVKAFNTNFAGTLQAGSVGGQTTTVLIAGDDADAKALLAGVVGAAGLRSVDAGGLKRARELESLGFLQLTLAVGEKISWTGGFAVTE, encoded by the coding sequence GTGGCGCACATCAGCATCATCGGCAGTGGAAACATGGGACAGGCCATCTCCGGTCTGGTCGCGAAGGGCGGCAACACCGTAGAGCTGGTGAACAGCTCCGACGCCGGCAAACCGGTCACCGGCGATATCGTCGTGCTCGCGGTGCCCTACTCCTCGGTCGCCTCGGTCATCGCCGAGCGTGGCGCGCAGTTGGCCGGCAAGGTCGTCGTCGACATCACCAACCCGCTGAACTTCGAGACGTTCGACTCTCTGACCGTCCCGGCCGACAGTTCCGCGGCCGCCGAGATCGCCGCCGCCCTGCCGGAGTCGCACGTGGTGAAGGCGTTCAACACGAACTTCGCGGGCACCCTGCAGGCCGGGTCGGTCGGCGGGCAGACGACCACCGTCCTGATCGCCGGTGACGACGCGGATGCCAAGGCCCTCCTCGCGGGCGTGGTCGGCGCGGCCGGCCTGCGCTCGGTGGACGCCGGTGGCCTGAAGCGGGCCCGCGAGCTGGAGTCCCTCGGGTTCCTGCAGCTCACGCTCGCCGTCGGCGAGAAGATCTCCTGGACCGGCGGGTTCGCCGTCACCGAATAA
- a CDS encoding MarR family winged helix-turn-helix transcriptional regulator — MDTQWLTPKQLASWVRLTAILELLPAALDSQLRRDAQLTHFDYYVLAMLSEAPEQTLRMTALAERTTATLARLSHVVHRLETRGLLERFPCPQDRRATNARLTEAGWQKVRDSAPGHVATVRENVIDALTPEQITQLGEISDAILHRLDPDGAKAQLYHRYEPPQPA, encoded by the coding sequence GTGGACACGCAATGGCTCACCCCGAAGCAGCTGGCGTCCTGGGTCCGGCTGACCGCGATCCTGGAACTGCTGCCCGCAGCCCTCGACAGCCAACTCAGGCGCGACGCCCAACTGACCCACTTCGACTACTACGTGCTCGCGATGCTCTCCGAGGCGCCCGAACAGACGCTGCGCATGACAGCGCTCGCCGAACGCACCACCGCCACCCTGGCCCGCCTCTCCCACGTCGTGCACCGCCTGGAAACCCGCGGCCTGCTGGAGCGCTTCCCCTGCCCGCAGGACCGCCGCGCCACCAACGCCCGCCTCACCGAAGCCGGCTGGCAGAAGGTGCGCGACAGCGCTCCCGGCCACGTAGCCACCGTCCGCGAAAACGTGATCGACGCGCTCACCCCCGAGCAGATCACCCAACTCGGCGAAATCAGCGACGCCATCCTGCACCGGCTCGACCCCGACGGCGCCAAAGCGCAGCTCTACCACCGATACGAACCGCCGCAGCCGGCCTAG
- a CDS encoding TetR/AcrR family transcriptional regulator, whose amino-acid sequence MRGAKPRGSYAKTDAKRDEILDAALVVFGESGYRRGSLKSIAGRVGMSDAGLLHHFQNKSALLSAVLARRDSRSSRLLDLDADDGLVVLRGLTALAARNAGTPGEVALFCTLSAEATDPAHPAHDYFARRYAETRLTVGRALGDLAQRGLLRAGVDTDSAARVTIAVMDGLQVQWLLDRSVDMAADLRHFLMGLVTVEL is encoded by the coding sequence GTGCGCGGGGCCAAGCCTCGCGGCTCCTATGCCAAGACCGACGCGAAACGGGACGAGATTCTCGATGCCGCGCTGGTCGTGTTCGGCGAGTCCGGGTATCGGCGCGGCTCGCTGAAGTCCATCGCGGGCCGGGTCGGCATGAGTGATGCCGGCCTGCTGCACCACTTCCAGAACAAGAGCGCTCTGCTGTCCGCGGTGCTGGCGCGGCGCGACTCGAGGTCCAGCAGGCTCCTTGACCTGGATGCCGACGATGGGCTCGTCGTCCTCCGCGGCTTGACCGCATTGGCCGCGCGCAACGCTGGCACGCCGGGCGAGGTCGCGCTGTTCTGCACATTGTCCGCCGAGGCGACGGATCCGGCTCACCCGGCCCACGACTATTTCGCGCGTCGTTACGCCGAGACTCGGCTCACCGTCGGCCGGGCGCTGGGAGATCTCGCGCAGCGCGGACTGCTGCGGGCCGGTGTGGACACGGACTCTGCTGCACGTGTCACCATCGCGGTCATGGACGGGCTGCAGGTGCAGTGGCTGTTGGATCGGTCCGTCGACATGGCCGCGGATCTCCGGCACTTCCTCATGGGCCTGGTGACTGTTGAGCTTTGA
- a CDS encoding carboxylesterase/lipase family protein, which produces MSSRRTGIRLVLPLTLLVAALAAFTPAAVAAPGLHSTRAPIAEVESGDLGGTRLGTADAFLGVPYAAPPLGQLRFAPPQPPPRWRGIRPADRQAPACLQFAPGGIRETQATSEDCLYLDVYRPHGITRTASLPVILWLHGGGYTQGTGVIYGGQTLAATTRSVVISINYRLGALGYLALAELDAEHRATGSGNWGLLDQIAALRWIQRNASGFGGDPRNVTIAGQSAGGSAVCTLLASPGAAKTFRHAAIQSAPCGLGERPLASAQQQGASFAGEAGCTVTATRPACLRALPAQRLIDAFQVAGGAGPVTGTPTLPTGSVAAIETGRWNRVPVLIGAMAHEGKLFLSLNPDITADDYRRWLTESFGDNAAAVAARYPLADYPAPFYAQAEAMGDGAFYCAAKQTADLLATKTRVFRYEFDDPNSPTLYGFQPPGIDMSSTHSAELAYLFDFTLGAGPVPPGSRRLATQMKRYWGSFAQDGDPNARTLPRWPTYDERDQRTLILRPGGPRVSTSTSEDHNCASGKRWDRRPWDSRPGRPR; this is translated from the coding sequence ATGTCGTCACGGCGCACGGGAATCCGGCTTGTACTCCCCCTCACCCTGCTCGTCGCAGCGCTGGCCGCCTTCACCCCAGCGGCTGTCGCAGCGCCCGGGCTCCATTCCACGCGCGCACCCATCGCCGAAGTCGAGAGCGGCGATTTGGGTGGCACGCGACTCGGCACTGCCGATGCCTTCCTCGGAGTCCCGTACGCCGCGCCACCCTTGGGGCAGCTTCGGTTTGCGCCACCGCAGCCACCGCCGAGGTGGCGGGGCATCCGGCCTGCTGACCGGCAGGCTCCGGCGTGCCTGCAGTTCGCGCCCGGCGGAATCCGGGAAACCCAGGCCACCAGCGAAGACTGTCTTTACCTCGATGTGTATCGCCCACATGGCATCACCCGGACGGCGTCCCTTCCGGTCATCCTCTGGTTGCACGGCGGCGGCTACACACAGGGCACCGGCGTCATCTACGGCGGCCAGACCCTGGCCGCGACGACACGCAGCGTCGTGATCAGCATCAACTACCGCCTCGGCGCCCTCGGCTACCTGGCCCTCGCCGAACTGGACGCCGAACATCGCGCGACCGGATCCGGCAACTGGGGGCTGCTCGACCAGATCGCCGCCCTGCGGTGGATCCAGCGCAATGCGTCGGGCTTCGGCGGCGATCCGCGGAACGTCACCATCGCCGGCCAATCGGCCGGAGGCTCGGCGGTGTGCACACTGCTCGCCTCGCCCGGGGCGGCGAAAACCTTCCGGCACGCCGCCATCCAGAGTGCTCCGTGCGGGCTCGGTGAACGCCCACTCGCCAGCGCCCAGCAGCAGGGAGCGTCGTTTGCGGGCGAGGCCGGCTGCACGGTCACGGCAACCCGGCCGGCATGTCTGCGGGCACTGCCCGCGCAACGGCTGATCGACGCCTTCCAGGTGGCGGGCGGCGCCGGACCGGTAACCGGCACGCCGACTCTGCCGACCGGGTCCGTCGCGGCCATCGAGACCGGCCGGTGGAACCGGGTACCTGTCCTCATCGGCGCCATGGCGCACGAGGGAAAGCTGTTCCTGTCGCTCAACCCGGACATCACCGCCGACGATTACCGGAGATGGCTGACAGAGTCGTTCGGCGATAACGCCGCCGCAGTCGCTGCCCGCTATCCCCTGGCTGATTACCCAGCGCCGTTCTACGCACAGGCCGAAGCGATGGGCGACGGTGCGTTCTACTGTGCTGCCAAGCAGACGGCAGACCTGCTGGCGACGAAGACCCGGGTGTTCCGCTACGAGTTCGACGATCCGAACTCGCCGACCCTGTACGGCTTCCAACCGCCAGGTATCGACATGTCGAGCACCCACTCCGCCGAACTCGCATACCTGTTCGACTTCACGCTCGGTGCCGGGCCGGTGCCGCCCGGCTCGCGCCGGCTCGCCACGCAGATGAAGAGGTACTGGGGATCGTTCGCACAAGATGGTGACCCCAACGCGCGCACCCTGCCACGGTGGCCGACCTACGACGAGCGCGACCAGCGGACGCTGATCCTACGTCCCGGCGGCCCGCGAGTCTCCACCTCGACGAGCGAGGACCACAACTGCGCCTCTGGGAAACGATGGGACCGGCGCCCTTGGGATAGCCGTCCAGGGCGGCCTCGGTGA
- a CDS encoding zinc-binding dehydrogenase yields MSFHRFHFLCRRWAASVGLTLPFLSHDLLGGVTLGVVGSSMVSSAGRTEQMMAEYTVVPRNQVHHLPDGVPLELGALVEPMSVAYHAATLAEVNDQSSALVYGAGPIGIGIWFALRGMGLTEIDVVEPTETRRRSIEALGARTLDPTTQDVPGIIAERSGGDGVDAAFDAAGVAPAIQSALDSLGERRALISVAIYEKPLVTPLINLVLRERRIQGTICYTGDDYRAVIDLMARGHYDTTGWVDTVPSRAL; encoded by the coding sequence GTGAGTTTCCACCGTTTTCATTTCCTGTGTCGGCGGTGGGCGGCGTCAGTAGGTCTGACTTTGCCGTTTTTGAGTCATGATCTTCTCGGCGGCGTCACGCTGGGCGTCGTGGGCTCGTCGATGGTGTCGAGTGCCGGGCGTACCGAACAGATGATGGCGGAGTACACCGTGGTGCCGCGCAACCAGGTGCATCACCTTCCCGACGGAGTGCCGCTCGAGCTCGGTGCGCTCGTCGAACCCATGTCCGTCGCGTACCACGCGGCGACCCTTGCCGAGGTCAACGACCAGAGCAGCGCACTGGTGTACGGCGCCGGGCCGATCGGAATCGGCATCTGGTTCGCGCTGCGCGGCATGGGCCTGACGGAGATCGACGTGGTCGAGCCTACGGAGACCCGCCGCCGGTCGATCGAGGCGCTCGGCGCGCGCACCCTCGACCCGACCACCCAGGACGTGCCGGGAATCATCGCCGAACGCTCCGGCGGCGACGGCGTCGATGCCGCCTTCGATGCCGCGGGCGTCGCGCCGGCCATCCAGTCGGCGCTGGACTCCCTGGGCGAACGGCGCGCGTTGATCAGCGTCGCCATCTACGAGAAGCCGCTCGTCACACCCCTGATTAATCTTGTGCTCCGGGAGCGCCGGATCCAGGGCACGATCTGCTACACGGGCGACGACTACCGCGCCGTCATCGACCTCATGGCCCGCGGCCACTACGACACCACGGGTTGGGTCGACACCGTCCCCTCGAGGGCGTTGTGA
- a CDS encoding TolB family protein translates to MGTWTYIDIDTLGAAPGSAREAFIDARGRNTMRRIVLSAATAVTVVTTAVAASPAAQADEPTGVSRVSVAYDGEPASDSSHFPVVSGDGQVVAFGSNAANIVRQDFNNVYDTFVRDLSTGVSTRVSVATDGTPANAASYGAALSYDGRFVAFYSAARNLVPGDTNNASDVFVHDRQTGTTSRVSVATDGTEANGPSQNPQLSADGRWVTFSTTATNLAPGAIGSKSKVLLHDRETGTTTEVSVRPDGTSGTEDSRLPSISADGRYVGFISSDWQIVPSPRFIATNAYVRDMQSGTTARVNATSLSSLGYAVPKAGTPVLVSPDGQYATFFTDTAMVPEDTNRAADAYRIELATGSVTRVSVGAGGVQGDKASGLTITGAPMSADGRYVAFDSEATNLVPGDTNGVRDIFVRDTVNGTTTLVSTGEAPNTRPSYYPAISADGSIVVFTTDGALTADDTNLRNDVYLARHQG, encoded by the coding sequence TTGGGAACCTGGACGTACATCGACATTGATACCCTCGGCGCCGCTCCCGGCTCCGCCCGGGAGGCATTCATCGATGCACGGGGGAGGAACACGATGCGTCGCATCGTATTGTCAGCTGCTACCGCTGTGACTGTGGTGACCACGGCAGTCGCCGCCTCGCCGGCCGCTCAGGCCGACGAGCCTACGGGCGTGTCCCGGGTCAGCGTCGCCTATGACGGCGAACCCGCCAGCGACTCCAGTCACTTCCCGGTCGTCTCCGGGGACGGCCAGGTGGTCGCCTTCGGGTCCAATGCCGCCAACATCGTCCGGCAGGACTTCAACAATGTGTACGACACCTTCGTCCGAGATCTGAGTACCGGAGTCAGCACACGGGTCAGTGTCGCGACCGACGGCACCCCGGCCAACGCCGCCAGCTACGGAGCCGCGCTCTCGTACGACGGAAGGTTTGTCGCGTTCTACTCGGCCGCCAGAAATCTGGTGCCGGGCGACACCAACAACGCCTCCGACGTCTTCGTTCACGACCGGCAGACCGGCACCACGAGCCGGGTCAGTGTGGCAACCGACGGCACCGAGGCGAACGGTCCGAGCCAGAACCCGCAGCTGTCCGCCGACGGAAGATGGGTCACCTTCAGCACGACCGCGACCAATCTCGCCCCGGGCGCGATCGGCTCGAAGTCCAAGGTGCTGCTGCACGATCGGGAGACCGGCACCACCACCGAGGTCAGTGTCCGGCCCGACGGTACGTCCGGTACCGAGGACAGCCGCCTGCCGAGCATCTCCGCCGACGGCCGGTACGTCGGCTTCATCTCCTCGGACTGGCAGATCGTGCCCTCACCGCGGTTCATCGCCACGAACGCGTATGTGCGCGACATGCAGTCCGGCACCACCGCTCGGGTCAACGCGACATCGCTGTCGAGCCTCGGCTACGCGGTTCCGAAGGCGGGCACCCCCGTGCTGGTGTCCCCGGACGGCCAGTACGCAACCTTCTTCACCGACACGGCCATGGTGCCCGAGGACACCAACCGCGCCGCGGACGCGTACCGCATCGAACTGGCGACCGGCTCGGTAACCCGGGTCAGCGTGGGAGCCGGCGGCGTCCAGGGCGACAAGGCCAGCGGCCTCACCATCACCGGCGCGCCGATGTCAGCCGATGGGCGGTACGTCGCGTTCGACAGCGAGGCGACGAACCTCGTTCCCGGCGACACCAACGGCGTGCGCGACATCTTCGTCCGGGACACGGTGAACGGCACCACCACCCTGGTCAGCACGGGCGAGGCGCCGAACACTCGGCCCTCCTACTACCCAGCGATCTCGGCGGACGGGAGCATCGTGGTGTTCACCACCGACGGAGCCCTGACGGCCGACGACACGAACCTCCGCAATGACGTCTACCTGGCCCGTCACCAGGGCTGA
- a CDS encoding SigE family RNA polymerase sigma factor, with protein sequence MAKSIDDLFCEFVRARSPALLRTAFLLTGDRHLAEDLVQDALARTHRGRRRLDDPGHFEAYTRTAMYHLHVSWWRRRKVVESMPGELADMVQPGSDHARRTDLKLALHEALARLTSRQRAVLVLRFFEDRSEAEAAELLHCSVGTIKSQTSKALARMREVAPDLLSAVLEEA encoded by the coding sequence ATGGCGAAGTCCATAGATGATCTTTTCTGTGAGTTCGTCCGGGCCCGCTCGCCCGCGCTGCTGCGGACGGCGTTCCTGCTGACCGGCGACCGGCACCTCGCCGAGGATCTGGTGCAGGACGCGCTGGCCCGCACCCATCGGGGCCGGCGCAGGCTGGACGACCCCGGACACTTCGAGGCCTACACCCGCACGGCGATGTACCACCTGCATGTGAGCTGGTGGCGGCGCCGCAAGGTGGTCGAGTCGATGCCGGGCGAGCTGGCCGACATGGTCCAGCCCGGCAGCGACCACGCCCGCCGCACCGATCTCAAGCTCGCCCTGCACGAGGCCCTCGCGCGACTCACCTCGCGGCAACGCGCCGTGCTGGTGCTGCGGTTCTTCGAGGATCGAAGCGAGGCCGAGGCCGCCGAGCTGCTGCACTGCTCGGTCGGCACGATCAAGAGCCAGACCAGCAAGGCGCTGGCCCGCATGCGCGAGGTGGCGCCCGACCTGCTCTCGGCCGTGTTGGAGGAAGCCTGA
- a CDS encoding transposase: protein MNSIMERWIQAFHHQLLDRTLIWNQAHLRHALREYERHHNSHRPHQGIANARPLRPLPDPVTEATSLTPLNVRRNDRSADYYTSTPVPLDQHGWDFRHPQLRMSAAPPQRRNEDQIAAIVDGLGSLLGVLREADPRDKAELYSRIGLRLTYKPGLKTLKAEVVSDLGRVLSVCPRPNMSDKYTEIASRVLACAP from the coding sequence ATGAACTCGATCATGGAACGGTGGATCCAGGCCTTCCACCACCAACTGCTCGACCGGACTTTGATCTGGAATCAGGCCCATCTGCGGCACGCCCTGCGCGAGTACGAACGCCACCACAACAGCCATCGGCCGCACCAGGGCATCGCCAACGCTCGACCCCTGCGGCCGTTACCCGACCCAGTCACCGAAGCCACCTCGTTGACACCGCTAAACGTCCGCCGAAACGACCGCTCGGCGGACTACTACACGAGTACGCCCGTGCCGCTTGACCAGCACGGATGGGATTTCCGGCACCCGCAGCTGCGGATGAGCGCGGCACCACCACAGCGCCGCAACGAGGATCAGATCGCCGCGATCGTCGACGGCCTCGGCAGCTTGCTCGGTGTCCTCCGCGAGGCTGACCCGCGCGACAAGGCAGAGCTGTACAGCCGCATCGGGCTTAGGCTGACCTACAAGCCGGGCCTGAAGACACTGAAGGCCGAGGTCGTCTCCGACCTCGGCCGTGTGCTTAGTGTGTGTCCGAGGCCCAACATGAGTGACAAGTACACGGAGATCGCATCCAGGGTGCTGGCCTGCGCTCCATAA
- a CDS encoding response regulator, which translates to MGFSSYEASNGQEALDLLVEIPTVPDVALIDWNMPVMDGLQLVRYIRKMPPLRDMCMMMVTTEAEHSQMVRALAAGAHEYVLKRFTEEVIKQKLAYLGLLAPEHR; encoded by the coding sequence CTGGGCTTCTCCTCCTACGAGGCCTCCAACGGTCAGGAGGCTCTCGACCTGCTGGTGGAGATCCCCACGGTGCCGGACGTCGCGCTTATCGACTGGAACATGCCGGTGATGGACGGCCTCCAGCTGGTCCGCTACATCCGCAAGATGCCGCCGCTGCGTGACATGTGCATGATGATGGTGACGACCGAGGCCGAGCACAGCCAGATGGTGCGTGCCCTCGCCGCCGGTGCACACGAGTACGTCCTCAAGCGGTTCACGGAGGAAGTAATCAAGCAGAAGCTGGCCTACCTCGGCCTGCTCGCGCCCGAGCACCGGTAG
- a CDS encoding glycosyltransferase family 2 protein: MVIDVLLLTVPALLLLYFGFFAVYNYAYAFAALSRRRPHTVDPPLDAHVAVVVVSFNEREVIADTVAACERMTFQNKTVIVGDDSKDPETIAILRRLAAERGCVRRQSARYAGTDVELWESDSFVVFHRADNVGFKAGNLKTLEGFLQERGFTHMYLLDADWRPQADAIERCLETIEVDPAIGYVQTKRLYHFGRTDHFQRCLAINEEACYLSDLPGRQRLGHMILFSGCCAMFNLKALYAVGGFHAGHLTEDIDLSNRFYLAGYRGIYLEDVTNVGEVPPNYKAFRRQQERWAIGSARTFKEYFRPVLRSGLDLRTKLSLLRQNAYYTAALGIELAAAWSLMVVALVTGGTAVGQNVVEPAVLRVIGYVLPLAMLLTLFSGVAPLLVTVVKKREWASLAYIPAACWIALSVVHTYAIANIKGFRDLAQTWFVTPKTNRKKGDVAVKAARRIRALNLVTLLALTATYLGVYRHAPNSSALVMVGVYALLWIPSMVIASVKS, encoded by the coding sequence GTGGTAATCGATGTGCTGTTACTGACCGTGCCCGCCCTTCTGCTGCTTTATTTCGGATTCTTCGCCGTATACAACTACGCCTACGCGTTCGCCGCGCTGTCCCGGCGGCGCCCGCACACGGTGGATCCGCCGCTCGACGCTCACGTCGCGGTGGTGGTCGTCTCGTTCAACGAGCGCGAGGTCATCGCCGACACCGTCGCGGCGTGTGAGCGCATGACCTTCCAGAACAAGACGGTCATCGTCGGTGACGACTCCAAGGACCCGGAGACGATCGCGATCCTGCGCCGCCTTGCCGCCGAGCGGGGCTGCGTCCGCAGACAGTCCGCCCGGTACGCCGGCACCGATGTCGAGCTCTGGGAGTCGGACTCCTTCGTCGTGTTCCACCGCGCGGACAACGTCGGCTTCAAGGCGGGCAACCTCAAGACCCTGGAGGGCTTCCTCCAGGAGCGCGGCTTCACGCACATGTACCTGCTGGACGCGGACTGGCGCCCGCAGGCCGACGCGATCGAGCGCTGCCTCGAGACGATCGAGGTCGACCCCGCGATCGGGTACGTGCAGACCAAGCGGCTGTACCACTTCGGCCGCACCGACCACTTCCAGCGCTGCCTCGCCATCAACGAGGAGGCCTGCTACCTGTCGGACCTGCCCGGGCGGCAGCGCCTGGGTCACATGATCCTGTTCTCGGGCTGCTGCGCCATGTTCAACCTCAAGGCGCTGTACGCGGTCGGCGGCTTCCACGCCGGGCACCTCACCGAGGACATCGACCTGTCGAACCGGTTCTACCTGGCCGGGTACCGGGGGATCTACCTCGAGGACGTCACCAACGTCGGCGAGGTGCCGCCGAACTACAAGGCCTTCCGCCGCCAGCAGGAGCGGTGGGCGATCGGCTCCGCCCGTACCTTCAAGGAGTATTTCCGGCCCGTCCTGCGCTCCGGGCTCGACCTGCGCACCAAGCTGAGCCTGCTGCGGCAGAACGCCTATTACACGGCCGCCCTCGGCATCGAGCTGGCCGCGGCGTGGAGCCTGATGGTGGTCGCGCTGGTCACCGGCGGCACGGCGGTGGGCCAGAACGTCGTCGAGCCCGCGGTGCTGCGCGTCATCGGGTACGTGCTGCCGCTGGCGATGCTGCTGACGCTGTTCAGCGGCGTGGCACCGCTGCTGGTGACCGTGGTGAAGAAGCGCGAGTGGGCGAGCCTTGCCTACATCCCCGCCGCCTGTTGGATCGCCCTGTCAGTGGTGCACACCTATGCGATCGCGAACATCAAGGGCTTCCGGGACCTGGCGCAGACCTGGTTCGTCACCCCGAAGACCAACCGGAAGAAGGGCGACGTCGCGGTCAAGGCCGCGCGGCGCATCCGGGCGCTCAACCTGGTGACGCTGCTGGCGCTGACCGCGACCTACCTGGGCGTCTACCGCCACGCGCCGAACTCGTCGGCGCTGGTGATGGTCGGCGTGTACGCGCTGCTCTGGATCCCGTCGATGGTCATCGCGTCGGTCAAGAGCTGA